The Benincasa hispida cultivar B227 chromosome 11, ASM972705v1, whole genome shotgun sequence genome has a segment encoding these proteins:
- the LOC120090297 gene encoding DNA-directed RNA polymerase V subunit 7-like has protein sequence MFLKVQLPWNVIIPAENLDAKGLMLQRSIIIRLLDEFATKKATKDLGYFLAVTTLENIGEGKVRQTGDVLFPVIFSGITFKLYRGEILEGVVHKVLKHGAFLRCGPVESIYLSYLKMPDYRYVPGENPVLSKIGKDVVVCFIVIGTKWLEAEREFQALVSLEGDYLGPVS, from the coding sequence ATGTTTCTCAAAGTGCAGTTACCATGGAATGTCATAATTCCTGCTGAAAACTTGGACGCAAAAGGCTTGATGCTCCAAAGGTCTATTATAATTCGTCTACTGGACGAATTTGCCACAAAAAAGGCCACCAAGGATCTCGGCTATTTCCTCGCAGTTACAACTCTTGAAAATATAGGAGAAGGGAAAGTTCGTCAGACAGGTGATGTCTTGTTTCCAGTTATTTTTAGTGGTATCACCTTCAAACTTTATAGGGGAGAGATCTTGGAAGGAGTTGTTCACAAGGTTCTCAAGCACGGTGCTTTCTTGAGATGTGGCCCTGTTGAGAGCATATATCTCTCTTACCTGAAAATGCCAGATTACCGCTATGTGCCGGGTGAGAATCCTGTGCTCTCAAAAATTGGGAAAGATGTAGTAGTATGTTTTATTGTCATTGGAACAAAGTGGCTTGAGGCCGAAAGGGAGTTTCAGGCACTGGTAAGTTTGGAGGGTGATTATTTAGGGCCTGTTTCTTAA